The DNA region CAGCGGCGCAGGACGGGCAGGTCGCGGGGTCGGCGGCCCCGCAGGGTCACGGCCGCCGCGTCCGGCCCGCCGGGAGGGGCCGTGGGGGAGGGTCGAGGCTCGGTCACGCCGGGTATCCTGCCACGTTCCGGCCGGCCCACACCGTCAGCGGATGGACCATGTGCGCCGGCCCCCGGCCCTGAACGCTCAGGTGAGGCCCAGGCGGGTCAGCAGCGGCGGCAGCAGCACGCTCAGGCCCACGATCAGCGCCCCGGCGCTGCCGAGCAGCACGGCCGCCGCCGCCGCGTCCTTCGCCACGCCGGCCAGCGCGTGCCACTCGGGGCTCACGAGGTCCACCACGGCTTCCAGCGCCGTGTTCAGCAGTTCCAGGCTCAGGACCAGCGCGCAGGCCAGCGCGACCGGCGCGACCGGGGCCCGCAGCCACACGGTCAGGCCCAGGGCGCCCAGGGCCGCCCAGCATTCCAGGCGGAAGTTCGCCTGCGTGCGGTAGGTGCGGGTCACGCCGGTCCAGGCGAAGCGGGCCGAACGCCACCAGCGGCGCGGACTGCGGGCCGACGGACG from Deinococcus depolymerans includes:
- a CDS encoding diacylglycerol kinase, giving the protein MSTPEPGAARRPSARSPRRWWRSARFAWTGVTRTYRTQANFRLECWAALGALGLTVWLRAPVAPVALACALVLSLELLNTALEAVVDLVSPEWHALAGVAKDAAAAAVLLGSAGALIVGLSVLLPPLLTRLGLT